The Leptidea sinapis chromosome 27, ilLepSina1.1, whole genome shotgun sequence nucleotide sequence ggcaggttgtatcaattaccgtcagctgaacgtcctgctcgtctcgtcccttgttttagACAttctttaaagtattttatttgtatgaatataatatattttacagctACCAGCCTGTTTACCGTGTACCAGGCATCGTCACAAGAAGGATGGGTATTCATAATGTACCGAGCGATCGATTCCCTGCCGACTTGGAGATCTGCTTTATACTTTAGGTgaatatatagatttattgcgattttaataattcgtaTTTTAATGTGTTATGATTATTCGACAttccaattagtaccaacattcagttaaaataatattaatagaataatttactaaacctacttattataatataatcacatgcaaaatcttagttatatgtcactttattatgaagttagtagtttcgtattattaagttGGTAGTATTGTTAAGAACTGTTAAGAATTGCTCTCAGCTATTAGGCACGTTCTTGTTGGGGCAGTCAATTTATGCTGTCTGCTGGTCACCCGACTGCCCTAGTGCTATTTATCATTTAGTGCTACAATACATTTATGTAGTGattatagtgaaattattgaaaatatattctattcaatTGAATCTTAGaagtgttttattatgaatgtcTGTTTTAAGCAAGATGTGAAATGTTTCTCATTTCATACATAACAAaatacttaacataatattatgtgggtAGTtagattgttattatttttatattcatattatgctTATGTTAATGATCTATCTGTAGATGTGATGTGCTACTATATCATTATGTAGCGCGGGTCGTTCCCTACCCAATATGGTGGAGGGATGCGATGGCTGGTCCGTGTGTCATCCTCGTGAACGCTTCTTGTACCACAAGGATGATCCTGTAAAATTAAAGTTGTCCTAAAATCTTATACATCTATATCTTTATAATGAactcttattataaatttatatgtattttttaacttaatgtCCGCCTTTGAGCGTCTGTTCCAACGCGCGGGGGTGTATTCTTGTGAATAATAAGTGGAtacattaattatacaaatgatttaagttttcttcagtgttaattacgccaatatttgtttttaaaaacaattcgtcTCTctccagtctcgtgccagattttggcgagacaacacgtcctgaggatgcctcgtgtagggcgaaacacgtgtcgaattgtttttaaaaacaaatattggcggaattaacactaaagaaaacttaaatcatttgtataattatggatttccgcaaagtaacgcctaattcattaatttttttttgcatacattaaaataaatatagttacttacataatattaaaaaatacaattttcagTACGATGATATTCTTCCTCGCTTGGCTGGTGAAGAACGTATTCATAGCAGTGATAACAGAAACGTTTAATGAGATCAGGGTGCAGTTCCAACAGATGTGGGGTGTACGCAACCCCATAACCAAGAGCAGCACCACACAGTTCTTCACTGGAGACGATAACGGCTGGAAACTGGTCACAATTGATGAAAATAAACATTCGGGTAAATCACTTTCATTCCACATGCTCGTAAAGTGGATCATATTACATTGCTTTAAGGCTCATTATTCAAGATGTTTAACACGCGAACTTCATATATTTAACTGCCACAACTAGCAACTAGGACAGTAATAAGTAAGCCCCAATTTCAAAATTGAAGTAGAACGCGATTataacctgtataaataccgctggacaggctgttccatatgtttgacagcaaattgtTTGTGCCCATTTGAAGCGCCTCTCGctagcgtccagagaactaattttgacgtataatacaaatggctgcgaaggaacatacaatactctaaagtatttttgcgttttgaattaatttcgttcgttttccctGTCATTTATACTTCaataatcaacgtaataaagtacacaatttttttttgtaaatagtttcccgcCATCTATCAATGCTTGCTgtggttgtcatcactagttttagtaccgcagactctcgctacatggccaatagcgccaaaatggcgaatattaaacaggcacaaaagcactttgacagccaccagtccagtggtatagaTGTCAGTGATTAGAACACTTTGAAACAAGCTTACGCCTGTAAAAGTGTTTAcagatttaattataatttcaccAAACGAAGGCTTAAACGCGTTTTAAATGCTGACCGCCGAATGTTGGACGTTCAACATATCAGGATCGCGTTCAAGAGCTGTCTCTGTCGTTATCGTAATAAAGTGAGATCCCAGAGCGATCTGTCATAAGTTATTTTCACATAGATGAACTCTAGGTTCTCAGTAGCATCTCATGTATTTTGAATACCTGCGTGCTGGTGGAGGTCGCCCCGTGACACCTGGTACCAGGTAAGAAAGTACTAAATATAATAGTTACCCAACTTAAATTTACATGGTTGTTTTTCATACATGTTTTGtagaatattattcttaattactTAGTATCAAAaaaacaggtgaagctaataaaaagcgtgtaatataaatatgttactACCTATACATAGATAGTCTATtttgaaatatgtttttaaaaatactttttattttaaatatttttgtttgaaatatttgtttttaaactgtgtccgttgaagtttcacttctactatGTGTCCtagcacacatttttttttctagatttttttctaatattcttAGTAACTAGGTAATTGTAGATAATATTGCAAAAGTTGTTTTGAATTCTTTAACAGGCACCGCACCAGCcattttacataaaatgttGAGATCCGCTTATTTCCGGCTGATAGTGATGGGCGTCGTGTTAGCAAATGGCATTATTACCGCAACGATGGACTTTAAGCACGACGATAATCCGCGGGAATTTTTCTACGAGAAATATTACTATATCGAGGTACGTAATATCTAATTATCTGTTATTTGTAAAACCAATTGGATTTAGTTTTCACATCCTCTCAATTTCTTCGCATGAAGGGTCACCTCTTTTTCTGATTTgggtcaatttttttatgatcaaTACATCCATTGACCTTGACATTGACCATTTCATACACGGCAGAGCTCGGTCACCCGTGTACTTCAGTCATAGTTGAAGTCTTAatcctttttcaaatttaaattcaaatatttttattcaaaataattcaaaatcacttattgaacgtcaaaaactaccatccattcaaaaaagattacctcacacctgagaagaatgggcgctaGAAACTCggcggacttttttttaaataaaaataatctacacaattacacaaagaaagaaaataagtCCCGTCGATATCccgaaagatatataaataaattaaacctccCAAAATCAATcctttttattagaaaaatgttactatgccgtaaatgattttttaaacgAGCCaacctaaaataaattaaaatatgggtctcCCTACTACGGTCTGCTGTTCAGGCCAAATTGCGACACACAAACTGGGTATCCATAATATACTGCCTTgtgtaataattatagtattaactccaaatgttatatttaaggactatatttatggaattgcaataaattgaaattgaaattgaaaatatcgTACAATTTACAGTCTGTGGTACCATTAAGAATTGTCGGCCTGATTAAGATTACTTTCGAtcaatactatcttgactcatttcatctgcagtccctcTGAAAAGGAgacctggaaaggtcttgaaacgccgagttaactaaaataataaaaaagacgtgtggcactcggggacagACGCGggaaagctattgcatagcattttttatcaacttatgcaattatagttatttatttattttatttatgcagtatttttttttaataaaattaattaaaaaaaaagcaaacggggagtgattaaaattttacttgcaagatttgattacagacagacaacgggacaggtgaaattaaataaaaatgcttgtcataataataaaaaataaaaaaacgtgacaaaacaaataaagaaattaaataaaaatcaagatgtaaaccaggctcgaacctgggaccttctgcacaaaaagcatacgtgataaccgctgttccacggcaactgaaatgaccgtggcgaaatatctatatacatctagtaagtaagtgttaggtttttttcgttacggaatttctggattcggtctccacgctcaaggcccgcgatagaagctatgcaatagcttaataaaaatgtaactttaacgcaaaatataatgtaaaaacagttacaactacacgcgttttaatcctttcaacagtgttttatttaaatactttcgAATGTGAATGAATATGAATTTAACACAGCACCACACGATAGAGTCTGAAGTATTatcctcaccatctgaatgCGTAGCGTTAGTTTACAATCCTCAAATTTTTTTCGCGTACAACGAAAACTCCACGCATAGTGTTTACAGTTTAGATAAGACGTAGGCCAGATATTTAAGTGTTTGACATAGGCAACTTCAAAATTGGAGTACTCTTACACAAGAGACCACAAGTGCTCCTTTGATCTCTGTCGTTCAATTGATCGCTACCATAAAGACCAGCGGAATAATTAGTATATAGCAGTGTATAGTAGTACTAGTAGTAcacgttaattttatttattatggcaTTTTCAGATTGCATTTACAGTATTCCTGGACTTGGAAGCGCTCGTCAAGATTTGGTGCTTGGGCTGGAAAGGATACTTCAAACATTCCGTGCATAAATTTGAACTACTCCTTGCAATTGGAACTACGATTCACATCATACCCCAATTTTACATGTCTGGATTCACCTACTTTCAAGTAAGAACCTTCCTAATACAGTAAAAATGTACTTTGTACTTCACCTTCTTGAATAGTGCGTTCTTTCGTTAAATGGGCGGAAAGTGCCAGATTTATTATCGAGCTAATATGTTAGTGGTAAAGTTTTATGAAAGTTAAGGCCCCTAGCGGGTATAGGCATCCTCCAACAGTTCCCAGGTTTTTCTATCTTTCATGGTCCAGTCCTTTCcagcaattttttattatttcaacccAGCGTTCCTTAGGACGGCCCCTAGTTCTCTTTCCACTTGGACTTGCTCAGTTTGTAGCCAAAAGCGTCTTAAACCGTCTCAAAAATCTTTCATCGCTCAGTCGTGCTACATGGCCAGCCCatattcacttgagctttttcatattatattgtagggCATCTATCAGATTGATTTCTATCCTTATGTTTTCTGATTTATTTTAACCTATAACATTGAGGACGCTCCATAGCATGCTGAGTCTTGTATTCTGTCTGTTTTTCTGTTTCTAAAGTGCTTTGCGCAAgaaaagttgtatgaaaatcCGTTTCTAATGTAGTTTTGCGGAGAGAAAAGATGTATAAAAATCCGTTTCTAAAGTGTTTTGCAGCAGTAAAGTTATATGAACATTCGTTTCAAATATAGTGAGCAGAAAAGTTATGTGTTAATCCGTGTCTAATGTGGTTGGTGGTGGTGGTGCAGAAAAGTGTATGAAATATCGCAAGACGTACAAGTACCTACGTAACAGATATATTGAGAAACTTTGCTTCACATTGTATTctgataataaataagttttttcaGTATAATCTACATAAATTTGTAGTCTTTCCGACCATCCAGAGAACACACttatatacaaattttcatCACCCGTATCGCCGCTTAGAAGCGATAAACACAAAATATAcctacaaaacaattattataaattgtacaaagtaatgatatttttataaattctatTTGTAGGTGCTGCGTATCGTGAGGTTAATTAAAGCATCGCCATTGCTGGAAGGGTTTGTGTACAAAATTTTTGGACCTGGAAAAAAGTTGGGAAGCCTGATAATATTCACAATGTGCTTGTTAATCATAAGCTCCTCAATATCGATGCAGCTGTTCTGTTTCTTGTGTGAGTTTACTAAGTTCGAAACGTTCCCTGAGGTGAGTCAATATGTTTAATACTTTCACTTaccttttctttctttcatctTTCCGTCATGACAGagtataatgttttaatattattaatacgttttaattacatttcaatgtGAGTCAACTTTTAATCTTTGGATAATCTTAAGTTGGGAGTTGCATCCTGTCTCTAATATCCATATTCCAGAGGGCTTGAGTTCAGTAATAATCAacgcaaatttaatttaaaattttctttattcaaCGGGGCTTGAATGTTTGAATCGTCAGTCACCTTAAATGCCAAATAAACTATGGCTTTAGTATCGCGTCACAGCTGATAAGAAGCCATAAGAAAGTTAGTGAGCAAATTTTTTACTTCACTGGCCTTAGACTTATCATTAATGAAGTCTTTCAAACTGTGTGTTGTTATATCTTTAACGCACAGTTATATAGACAGTGGCAACAGTTCACTAGATCACAGATTATCTACGTATTGATACGACTTCCAGAATGCGGATCTTATTCTTCTATCTTTTCTATCATGtttcgtatatttttatttcctaatTTCCTCTCTTGACAATATCGCCTTTGGGAAATCACGgcgatgatgatgattttttcTTTAGATATTCTTTCAGCTTTTCTAAAATCTAAGTTCCTGAGCTAAGTTCTAACTGTAATAAATTTACATCAGAAAATAGTGATTTATGGGTCACTATCCATGACGTAATGAATAATGCTTTGGggaaattattattacctactgcgagtatttaaatatgaaataaagaGCTGAAATCCTAAACAAATTTATTCAATTGTGCATTCTATGACACGTACTTGTATACTGGGTACCATTTCGTTGTAATTAGTATGAGtgagatattttaaataatatttgcagGCATTCATGTCCATGTTCCAAATATTGACCCAGGAGGCCTGGGTTGAAGTGATGGACGAAACTATGGTGCGGACCAGTCAGACCCTGACCCCCCTGGTTGCTATATACTTTATCTTGTACCACCTCTTCGTCACATTGGTGAGTACCTATCATTTTTATGTGTTAACATAAGCTTACATTTCCAGGGTACTGTTGGGAAATAATGGACCGACCTTATAATATACCTCATTAACGTAAGCAATAATATACTttcatctactaggctccgtaaaattgctaaatcttttaaagtggattgtgttatattttataataaactcccaaatgaaattaaaatattacctattaaaaaaattaaatgtgtcgtaaaaaataaattaacatctaaggcctattataatgtgaaagattatttgaatgataaagatagttggaattaatgttctaaatgttgttaatgaatattgttatactcatttgaatactattgtaacttttgtacttcatcctgacttgcactaaataacttataaagttttacagtgaataaatatttttttgactgaCTTTTAAAGCGGACAAACACCACTCGAAGAAGACGAAAATTACCTTGCTAGAAGCATCTCCCACTTTTACATAATGGGCGTGTTGCCCTCCCCCGCAACACCACCCGCTACTCATTGACATCTTAGAACCCCGTCCCCGTGTGTCATCCCGTGGGACGGTCGTGCAAGAGGTTGTCGGCCttcgtaggtcacactaaaagttttgcgtaacttaaaaaaaacaacatgttataaccaaaatattatgtttattgcttttcaaaataccctcctttacatttataaaaaatttcatgcgatcgaaccattttttaaaacaggaggaccacagatctgtaGACATGTTTTCTaggtgctgattgaacgctatcactgccttttcggaattggtaaaattcaaacctctcatcaaatctttgattttggggaaaatacagaaatcacatgTGCAGGATGGgagacgagttgtactttttcagaagctaaaaattacttagttttgttggccgtgtgtgaagaagcgttgtcatgatgtaggagaacgcggccatttggtcgtctttcgcgaacctTTTtaaacaccctgggtaaacagaTTGTAGAATACCACTCTTGATCTTCatgtggaattgtgcagatgggacccgtagccgGGAAAAAAAAaggcgatcatttttttaccaaaatttttcgcctgcctcacttttgttggcctgatctcattttcaaacacaagATACCTGTTTTTTTTCGaattaaatgaaactgaaattaaaataaaaaatcgttGTTTTGTTCAAAAAGTATGAATTTCTTTGCACACAGATTGTATTATCGCTGTTCGTAGCAGTAATCCTCGATAACTTGGAATTGGATGAAGACATCAAGAAGTTGAAACAATTACGATATAGACAACAAAGTGCTGAGATCAAGGAAAGTTTGCCGTTTAGGCTGAGAATATTTGAGAAGTTCCCTGACAGTCCCCAGATGACCAGGCTGCATAAAGTTCCTGGAGATTTTAATTTGCCGAAAGTAAGTGAACTGTTAACTTATTATTGCGTTGATGTGCCCTTTCGAGAGTTATATTTACttagaatattttttcaaaacacATGAAATCGTTCTGATCGAAAAACATGCcgtaattttaatgtataatgttaaacattcttttttgcgtgaaaatttttattattattttatcttaccATTCGTTTCGTgccgtttaaaaaaaataatcattgtttTTTTGATGCAAATTAGTCGAAATTGTAAGAAAACTGTAACAAAAGAGTCGTAgttgtattttaatatcaaaccATGGCGCAAATTCCTTGGTAGTTAGATACGAATCGGCTTCTTGCCTCGCATTCAATTCATCATTATTTGAATTAGGGAGGCCAGCCGCTCAGGTTTTTTAGGTTCtcagggttttttttatggaaaagaaggacaaacgagcttacaggtcatctggtgttaagtgaacactgccgccgacattctcttgcaacagcataGGAATCacagcgttgccagcctttaacgaaggtgtgcgcgctttttttgaagatacccatgtcgtatcatcctggaaataccacacaaggaagttcattccacaagCTTTGTTGCACGTGGAagaaattccttgaaaaccgcactgtggaggaacgccacacatccacatggtgggCATGATATCCTCATTTGTGGcctgtcgtgcgaagttggaattcggtGGTAGGAATCATGTCAAACAgtttttcggaacactccccgtgataaatgcgatagaaggcacacaatgaaccaacgtctctacgcaacgctaggTGATCTAGCCGTTTTTTTACCACTGAGtcccgataattcgagcagctctgagTTGCACGCGATAAAATGATTCGCGCTAATACTGTGGTGGGCCGGAACAGaggtgacagcaatactccatatgtggccggacctgcgctttgtagagtgctagaatgtggactGGCTTGAAGTagtgccgtgctctatttatgacgcccagttttttCGATGCCAattttggctttgccctccagatgattTATAGTATTTCGATACGAGGATGgcgttatcgaagagcggtgatatgatAAATGGagatttttttgtggtaaacgtgcaaacttaagtcttctgggggttaaattagacTAGGTTCATTTTACCTCACTCCCCGACCATCCCAAGAGTGGACTCgacagaagacacaagtttctttaGGCACTTGTCGACGATCTGCCGAGAGAGACCTGAATGGCCCATGTATAAaagataagtaataaaattatttcaggTAAGAGAATCATTCATGCGACAGTTCGTGTGTGAAGTGGAGGGGGATGAAGAGTTTGGTATGGCAGGGGGACCGATCGGAAGAGGTGTTGCGGGAGACATCTCCAGACGAGCATTCGAGTACATTGGCGTTGATAAGATTGCATTTCCCTATCGCAAACGCTGCTTAGTAAAGACCCTCGTTGTCGCACCACCTTCACAGCGACCTAGCTCTGCGCTACGAAGACACGTGGTCGCTTCTATAATCAAGTATGTATAACGAAAAAtgtctttaaataatatcttatattaaaGAACTAGCGAGTGTACTAATGGTTTCTGGTTATCATGTGCCCACGCGCCAAGGATTACAATAATGTTATAGGATATAGATAGTTACGTAATACAAACATTCAATCGTTCTTGGCTCCAAGAGGCACAGATTACGTCTTCCATTTCATGTAATTTTTCTAGCTTTCATTGTTCGCTTTCTTTAAAGTATCACGCGGTATCATAATGTTGATAGTTTCTTAAATCAAAAGGGGTGCGCagaattttatctatatatataaaaaaatggattgctgttcgttagtgtcGCTAACACTCGAGAAgcactggaccgatttggctaattttagtcttgaattatttgtggaagtccagagaaggtttaaaaggcgaataaataggaaaatgctgctaaattaaataaaaacaacaaatttgtttttcctttgatgtgtccatacataatttctatgagagaatttattgacgcacggtttgacagttctgctgtgaaacaatttcattatgataACAGGGTGCATATTGTACGAAGTAGTTTTCCATGTTCGGcgtgggtcagctagtaacaaataaaaaaatagtgtaaATTATAATGCAACTTCTTATCAATCCATCAATGTATATAGATAGCTAGAGATTCACACTTACATATTTTATCCCTTATTAGATAGATTATTGTATAGTtaccatttaaaaataataatacaagggGTGCCGATCACGGGCCTAGAGCACCTCGATATGTAATACATTTTTGCATCctgtataacaaaaaaatttgtaTCATCTACAATTATTGTCAtcatagttttaaataaaattttgacacaataaaatttataatttaaattacttactttaaacttaaattactaaataaaaagcaagtgcttttaccagtgggacctgtgcacaggatgccgactagattatgggtaccacaacggcacctatttcagccgtgaaacagtaatgtgtaagtattactgtgtttaggtctgaagggcaccgtagctagtgaaattactgggcaaatgagacttgacatattattttgtctcaaggtgacgagcgcagttgtagtgccgctcagaattgttgggtctttcaagaatcctgatcggcactgcattgtaatgggcagggcgtatcaattaccatcagctgaacgtccagctcgttccgtctcttattttcataaaaaaaagtagaataacaattattttgaatttgttttgaacattttttgggatcatgttgtaaaagcaccacaaaagactaactcgacttaaccgtgtagtaggcataataagttcaTGTCTGTTCCTGGCGTTAACATTATGATCTGTGGTTAATATGGATTTACACCTCTATCttttattagattttattttgtcattaattatttatagtttgttttttcgttcttatatttttatcatttcattTCTTTTCAGGTAGTCTGGTTAATGTGTCtgattttttttgcatttttgtaaaggtacttattttaatattattcacattttactattttttttacctacttttcacattatttaattttattatttttattattattcaatcaaTATGTTATTGCTATCGGCGGAAAATAATGTTACCTAAAGCTAAATGGGAACCGTAACGAACTTCGACCAATAGTTACAATTCTAAGcgtagttttaaatatttaccagTTGGAAGTAGGTGTGGTGTATTAAGATGTCATGCCGTAGGTATACCTTATTAACATCTTCGGTCTTATATTTAGAACTAATAAtattaaggctgggttgcaccaactttagcaataacaaacatgttaaagtaccggttaagcaaagaatgagttgcaccatttgataatttttaatatatatatataataacgtcataactttaactgttagcCGTAACCGTGCAATCTTCGccagttaaagctattgttaatgttaaatagctaactAAATAGTGAAAACTTGCAAATAGAttttcgatattgacttgatatttcactttttaactttaattttaactatgccaaggaatttgatggtgcaacacattccgcatgTTAAagttgacttaaaccttaaatACAACAGCTAAtagtaatattcaaattatttgcAGTGATTCTAATAATCATCGGCGCCTTGTTTTGGGTGACTCTGCTTTGCTGGCGGCAGGTGGAAAGTCAGGTCTGAAGTCCCAAGGAACTGTATCTAGTGCTAAACAATTACGAGTGGATCAGAAGAAGTAAGacgcttataattttttttactattgttttttgtactttttatgtATCTTAAAGTATCGGCACGAATCGAGAGCCACTCCATACAAATACTGGcaatgtatttttaaacaattatccTGAACATAAAGATAGGTTCTTTATCGTTTTTACTAGTCACTAGGTAAAATATTAGCCAAGTCaatctaattataatttttaatttcaagcaGATTTGGTTCGCGATCAATAAGGCGTTCAGTTCGTAGCGGATCCATAAAGCTCAAACAGACGTACGAACACCTGCTCGAGAACGGCGATATTGGCGCGGCATCTCGTGTGGTGCCATCGTCGCGGGCGCGACCGCCCTATCTCGATATACGACTCTTGCAAGCTAAACGGCAGCAGGCTGAAATGAGACGGTGAGTTTACAGCTGATAATGTATATTGGTGTCCATGTGCTAttgtagttatttatgcaattgttgtgggtttatcacatgagtgttttaacctacctaacctacctaattatcaatagttgcatacaagactttatctacacccataatattatgaatcctctaaaaatGCTTCTGAAATAGtttgcttactgctaacattaaaaagccagtgctagtaaccataatatcatccaaaggagtgttattatgaaaacggatgatataatgttgtactgaattttattacaacactcgtttgtatGATGGTTTTTTGGAAATGGTAATGATGATGGTATCTGTTTTAAattctttaatagaggatttaaagcatgggtgcagataaaaaaatgtttctgaCCGCAAAAACCCTGATTCTGACCCGCTAGCTGTTgacaataagtatttattaatatttaaacagatttaatattattatgagtaaATTATTATCGAAAGTACAGCAGTGATTTGGATAATTTAGACCTCATACTGTTAATCACTTAGACACAGTCACAGTtgtacaggatgtcccaaaaaATAGGAGTCAAAAGGATGGCCAAAGATAGAAAGGCTACCCAAGGCCTACCCGAATATGTA carries:
- the LOC126972743 gene encoding sodium leak channel NALCN, with translation MLGRKQSLKGEPVLADYGPEESLNESTDIEWVNKLWVRRILRFCALLSLMSVTLNTPKTFEKYPYMQVATFAVDCFVTLLFTAEMIAKMHIRGILKGEVAYLKDHWCQFDASMVFFLWVSVLLQMFELTTIVPRYSYLSILRAPRPLIMIRFLRVFLKFSMPKSRINQIFKRSSQQIYNVTLFFLFFMSLYSLLGVQFFGELTHHCVRNDTDPYKVTINSLAIPDTFCSPEPNSGYQCPKGMKCMKLNLSKYIMGFNGFEEFATSLFTVYQASSQEGWVFIMYRAIDSLPTWRSALYFSTMIFFLAWLVKNVFIAVITETFNEIRVQFQQMWGVRNPITKSSTTQFFTGDDNGWKLVTIDENKHSGTAPAILHKMLRSAYFRLIVMGVVLANGIITATMDFKHDDNPREFFYEKYYYIEIAFTVFLDLEALVKIWCLGWKGYFKHSVHKFELLLAIGTTIHIIPQFYMSGFTYFQVLRIVRLIKASPLLEGFVYKIFGPGKKLGSLIIFTMCLLIISSSISMQLFCFLCEFTKFETFPEAFMSMFQILTQEAWVEVMDETMVRTSQTLTPLVAIYFILYHLFVTLIVLSLFVAVILDNLELDEDIKKLKQLRYRQQSAEIKESLPFRLRIFEKFPDSPQMTRLHKVPGDFNLPKVRESFMRQFVCEVEGDEEFGMAGGPIGRGVAGDISRRAFEYIGVDKIAFPYRKRCLVKTLVVAPPSQRPSSALRRHVVASIIK